TGCGAGCAGTCCGAGGGCCGCGCCGAGGCCGGCCAGGGCGGCGCCGGCCAGCGGGACGACGGCCAGCAGGATCCACATCCGGGCGATCGGCAGGTCGAACATCCAGCTGCCGATGCCGGCGGTGACGAAGACGCCCGGCACGGTGAAGGAGGCGTACGCGGCGGCCGTCCCGAGCACCACCGAGGCGGGCGGCACCGGCAGCGTGGCGTAGTGGTCGAGGCCGCCGGTGGCGCGCAGCCTGCCGAAGTACTGGGCGAGCAGGTTGAGCGCGACGAAGGCGACCACCAGGACGGCGGAGCCGGCCACCACCGCGTGCGCGGACGGGTTGTCGCCGGGGTCGACCACGCCGCGCATCATCACCAGGATGCCGACGGACTGGAAGGTGGCGACGAACAGCAGCGGGATCCGGGAGACCTTGGCGCGGGCCAGCTGGGCGCGGTACACGGCGGCCAGGGCGGGCAGCAGCCGGGCGGCCGGGGCGAGCGGCGCGGGCTCGGTGGCGACCGCGGGGGCGTCGAGCAGGGTCATCGGGCGAGTCCTCCGTGCCGTCCGCCGAGCCGGAGGTAGGCGTCCTCCAGGGTGGGGGTGGCGAGGGTGAAGTCGTCGAGCGCGGCGAAGGCGGGCCCGGTGGTGACGGCGGCGACGAGCTCGCGGGCCTCGTCGGGGGTGGTGCGCAGGGTCCAGCGGCGGCCGGTGCGTTCGGCGCGGTCGGCCAGCGCGGCGACGGCGGGGACGCCGAGCGGGGCATCGGTGCGCCACACCAGGTCGAGCCGGACGTGGCCGTCGACCAGGGCCTTCAACCCGCCGGGGGTGTCGCAGGCGATCACCTTGCCGCCGTCGATCACCGCGACCCGGTCGAGCACCGTCTCGGCCTCGATGACGTTGTGGGTGACCAGCAGCACGGTGGTGCCGCGCTCGGCGCGGCGGCGGTCGACGGCGCTCCACACGGCGCGGCGGGCGACCGGGTCCATGCCGGTGGTGGGCTCGTCGAGGACCAGCAGCGGGCGTTCGCCGACCAGGGCGGCGGCGAAGCAGGCGAGGCGGCGCTGGCCGCCGGAGAGCTTGGCGAGCGGGCGGTGGGCGAGCGGTTCCAGGCCGAGTTCGGTGATCACGTCGGCGGTCTCGGCGCGGGCGGCGGCCCGGGTGAGTCCGCGCAGCCGTCCGGTGGTCTCGGCGGCGAGGGCGACGGTGAGCTCGTCGAGGGCGGTGGACTCCTGGCCGAGGTACGCGAGCAGCCGGGCGGCCCGTTCGGGGTGCCGGACCAGGTCGTGGCCGAGCAGTTCGATGCGGCCGGCGTCGGGGCGGAGCAGGCCGGTGAGCTGGCGGACCAGGGTGGACTTGCCGGCGCCGTTGGGCCCGAGCAGGCCGAACACCTCGCCGCGGTGGACGGCGAGATCGATGCCGTCGTTGGCCCGGACCACCGCGGCGCCCGTCCGGTAGGTCTTGACCAGGCCGCTGACCGTGCAGCAGCCCTGAGGTGCCTTGCTCACGACGGAAGACTCTACGCGCCGTAAAGGACGTTCCGGACACGCGGGGTGGGGCGGTCAGCTGTCCTCCGCCGCCCCGGTGGGCTGCCGGGCCTCGGGGACGCGGGCGGCCAGCTCCTTCCAGAAGCCCTCCCGGATCGCGTACCGGTCCTGCTCGTCGATCTGGTCCTCCTTGTGCGCGAGCAGGCCGAACCGGGCGGCGTAGCGGAGCAGTTCGCCGTCCAGGCGGTGCGGGATCCGCGGGTGGTCGGTCCACAGCAGTTCGGGTCGGTCGGCGCCGGCCAGCCGGTCCAGCCAGCGGCGGGCGAACACCTGGCCGACCTCCTGCGGGTCGCCGCCGACGCTGGTGATGTCCTCCTCGCGGTCCGCCCAGCGCTGCGCGGAGGTGGTGAGCCGGTCCAGGGTGGGCAGCGCGTCGGCGGCGGTCGCGGCGTCGGCCCGGTCGACCCAGCCGCGGTCCGAGGACCAGCGCAGCACCGGCCCGCCGAGCGCGGCGGGGCCCGGCGGCGACGCGGGGGCGGGGACGGTGCGCCCGGCCAGGTCCTTGGGCGTGGGGATGACCCGCAGCGGGGCGGTCCTGGCCGCCGGCCCGGCCGGCGCGGGCACCACGGGCGTCACCGGCACGGGGCGCGGGCGGGGAGCGGCGGCGGGCAGCACCGCGACCGGCGCGACGGCCGCCACGGCCGCCACGGACGCCGCGGGCGCGACGGGCTCGGCAGCGGTCTCCCGCGGGCGGGCCCAGCGTTCGATCCAGGCGCGGTCCAGCACCCGGCGCTCGTCGGCCTCGCCGACCAGTTCCTCCGACTGGTTGAAGTCCCCGTCGGCGGCTTCCAGCGCCCACAGGTGCACGGCCACCCCGTGCTCCTTCGCGGAGGCCACCCCGGGCAGCAGGTCGCCGTCCCCGGTGACCAGCACCACGTCCGCGCACGCGTGGTTGCGCGCGAGTTCGCTGAGCTCGGCGTGCATCGCGGCGTCCACGCCCTTCTGCACCCAGCGCCCCTCCGCCCGGGTCAGCGCGCCGAGCCGGACGGTCACCCGGGGCAGCACCCGCAGTCGCCGGTGCTCGGGCGCCGGGCGGCGGTCGACCGCGGCGTCGAACCAGTAGATCCGCAGCAGCGGCAGGCCGGTCTCCTCCTCGGCGCGCTCCCGCAGGGCGCTGATCAGCACCGGATGGTCCACGGCGATCCGTGACCGGCCGGGCTCCCCGGCGAGCAGGCTGGCGGCGGCGCCCAGCAGGTAGCCCGCGTCGACCAGGACGACACAGCGGTCCATCTCCGGCACCTCCTCCTCGGCCCGGCCCCGGCGCGGTGGGGACGCCGCGCGGCGGTCCGGCGACCGTTGGGCACACCTTTACCCCCCGTTCGCCCGGCGAATCGCTCGCGGGGACTCCGCCCCGACCCTGGATACTGGGACACCGTGCGGAAGAGTGCGGTGACCTTGTGCGGAGTGGCGGCGATCGGTGCGGTCGCCCTCGTCCTGGTGCCCGCGACCGCACCGGAGACCTCCCACGGCGACACCGCCCTGGTGTCGGTGGTCGTCAACAACGGCCGGACGGTCGAACTCGGACCGGACGAGACCCGCACCGTCCCGGTCGAGGTGGTCGCCACCGACCGCGCGGGCATCCGCACCGTCGACCCGATCGGCCTGTGGGGCCCCAACTACGCCACCCTCAAGGTCGCCCCGCTGACCTGCGCCCCGCTGGACGCCACCGGCACCGCGGCCCGCTGCACCGGCCGGGCCACCGTCACCGCCACCGGTCACGGCCTCTTCGACGACCAGGCCGGCACCTGGTTCGTCGACCTCCGCATCCGCGCCAACGACGGCGACCGCTACGTCTCCAAGTCCGCGGGCGGCTTCTCCCTCAAGCACACCGCCGTCCTCGACCGGGCGAGCGGACCCGTCCACGCCACGAAGGACGACCCCGTCCAGCTCCGGGCCCGGCTGCGGCACACCTCCTGGGAGCAGCACGCGCAGGCCCCCGCCCCCGGCGCCACCGCCTACCTGCAGTTCCGCCCCACCGGCTCCGCCGCCTGGACCACCCTCGCCACCGCCACCGCCGACCCCGAGGGCCTCCTCACCCTCCAGGTCCCCGCCCACGTCTCCGGCAGCTACCAGTGGTTCGCACCGGGCGACAAGTGGACGGCCGCCGCCACCTCCCCGGAGATCCCGGTCACGGTCGACCCGACCCCGGTGCACCCGGGGCAGTGAACGCGGCGACGGGTCGTGGAGCAGAAGGGCGCGGGGTACGGCGCGAGCGGTTGTCTCCCGTCCCGCGCCGTACCCCGCGCCCCTGACTTCGCAGCCCGTGGTCCGGAGGTGTCAGCCGCGGAGTTCGGCCGCGACCAGTTCCGCGATCTGCACCGCGTTGAGGGCCGCGCCCTTGCGCAGGTTGTCGTTGGAGAGGAACAGCGAGAGGCCGTTGTCGACGGTCTCGTCGACCCGGATGCGGCCGACGTAGCTGGGGTCCTGGCCGGCGGCCTGGAGCGGGGTGGGGATGTCGGTGAGGACGACGCCGGGGGCGCCGTCCAGCAGCTCCACTGCCCGGGAGGGGGCGAGCGGGCGGGCGAAGCGGGCGTTGATCTGGAGGGAGTGGCCGGTGAAGACGGGGACGCGGACGCAGGTGCCGGCGACCTTGAGCTCGGGGATGCCGAGGATCTTGCGGCTCTCGTGGCGGAGCTTCTGCTCCTCGTCGGTCTCGTTGCTGCCGTCGTCGACGACGGACCCGGCGAGCGGGATCACGTTGAACGCGATGGGGCGCTTGTAGACGCCGGGCGCGGGGTACTCGACGGCGGCGCCGTCGTGGACCAGGGCGGGGGCCCCGTCGACGACCTTGCGGGCCTGCTCGTGGAGTTCGGAGACGCCGGCCAGGCCGGAGCCGGAGACGGCCTGGTAGGTGGAGACCACCAGGGCGACCAGCTCGGACTCCTGGTGGAGCGGGCGGAGCACCGGCATGGCGGCCATGGTGGTGCAGTTCGGGTTGGCGATGATGCCCTTGGGGCGGTCGGCGATCGCGTCGGGGTTGACCTCGGCGACGACCAGCGGGACCTCGGGGTCGCGGCGCCAGGCGGAGGAGTTGTCGATGACGACGGCTCCGGCGGCGGCGACCTTGGGGGCGAGGGCCTTGGAGGTGGCGCCGCCCGCCGAGAAGATCACGATGTCGAGACCGCTGTAGTCGGCCGTGGCGGCGTCCTCGACGGTGACCTCGGTGTCCTTCCACGGCAGGGTGCGCCCCGCCGAGCGGGCCGAGGCGAACAGCCGCAGCTGCTCGACCGGGAAGTCGCGCTCCGCCAGGATCTCGCGGACCACGCCGCCGACCTGACCGGTGGCACCTACGATGCCGATCCTCATCCGTCTCCTCCTCCTACGTCTGTTCAGCAGAATCATGCCTTGTCAGGGCGGGTTTTCGCGGGGGCGTCCCACGAGGTGAACGCTTGCCGTCCGGCGCGGCAATCCCTCCGGTGGGGCCGCTCCGCGGCCGGAAGATCTGCGCCCGGGCGGGCGGTTCTCAGGTGTGTGCGAGCAGCGGCAGCCGGACGGCCGGGGTGGGGATGCGTCCGGCGCGGTGCAGCAGCGCCTTGAGCGCGGTGGGGTTGGGTCCGGCGAACGCGGCGCGGGAGACCCCGGCGAGGTCGGCGCCGAGCTTCCGGGCGGTCTCCGTCTCGCCGTCCTGCCAGGCCCGGTGCAGGGCGACGAAGCGTTCGGTCTCCAGGTGGGCGGAGGCGAGGATCCCGCCGTCGGCGCCCATCGCGAGCAGCGGCGAGAGGAACAGGTCGTCGCCGGCGAGGACGCCGCGCGGCCCGGCGGCCATCAGGGCGACCGTCTCCTCGTCGATGCCGCCGACCGCGTACTTGACCCCGGCCACGCCGGGGAGGGCCAGCAGGTCGAGCATGGCGGCGGCGCCGAGGGTCTGCCCGGTGCGGTAGGGGATGTGGTAGATCACCAGCGGCAGGGGACCGGCCTCGGCGAGGGCGCGGAAGTGGGCGAGCACGCCGGCTTCGCCGGGGCGGACGAAGGCGGGGACGGCGACCAGTGCGGCGTCGGCCCGCCCGTCCAGGGCGGCCAGTGCCTCGGCGGTGCGGGCGGTGCCGCCGTGGCCGGCGCCGACGGTGAGGACGGCGCCGTGGGCGTGGGTGACCCGCCGGCAGACCTCGATGACGGCGTCCTGTTCGGCGGTGGTGAGCGAGCCGGGTTCGCCGGTGGTGCCGAGGGCGACCAGTCCGGTGGCGCCGGCGTCCAGGCAGTCGTGGGCCAGTTGCTCCAGGGCGTCGAGGGCGAGGGCGCCGTCGGCGGTGAAGGGCGTGACCAGCGGGACGTGGATGCCGTGGAGTTCCATACGGGGAAGCCTGCCGGGGGCGACCGTGCGGGTCCAGTTCATATTTCCGATGGTTCTCGTAAGCTGAGCCGATGCTCGATGTGCGACGACTGCGGCTGCTGCGCGAACTGGCCCACCACGGGACGATCGCCGCGGTGGCGGAGGCCCTGGCGTTCAGTCCTTCGGCGGTGTCCCAGCAGCTGTCGGTGCTGGAGCGGGAGGCGGGGGTGCCGCTGCTGGAGCGTTCGGGGCGGCGGGTGGCGCTGACCCCGGCGGGGCGGAACCTGGTGCGGCACACCGAGGCGGTGCTGGAGCTGCTGGAGCGGGCGGACGCCGAGCTGGCGCACGCCCGGCGGGGGTTGGCGGGCCCGCTGCGGATCGGCGCGTACCCGTCGGCGGTGCGCGCGCTGGTGCCCGCGGCGCTGGCCGAACTGGCGGCGCGGCACCCGGAGTTGGAGTCGATGGTGAGCGAGGTGGACCCGGCCGCGGTGGCGGGGGCGCTGCGCGCGGGCGAACTGGACGTGGCGCTGGTGCACGAGTACGACCTGGTGCCGGCCGAGCCGGAGGAGGGGATCGCGCTGACCGGCCCGGTGTTCGCCGAGCCGATGTACCTGGCGGCGCGCGCCACGGGCACCCTGGCGGAGCACCGGGACAGCCCGTGGATCACCGCCCCGGTCGGCACGCTCTGCCACGCGATGGCGCAGCGGGCGTGCCAGGCGGCGGGGTTCAGTCCGCGGGTGCGGCACCGGGTGGACGACTTCGCCTCCCAGCTGGCGCTGGTGGCGGCGGGTCAGGGGGTCGCGCTGGTCCCGCACCTGGGCATCGACCGCTGCCCGCCGAACGTGGTGCTGACCCGGCTGCCGGTCTACCGCCGCACCCGCACCGCGTTCCGGGCGGGCGGCGCCGCGCACCCGGCGGTGGCGGCGTTCGCGGCGGCGCTGCACGCGGTGGTGCCGGCCGAACTCCGGGCCTCCTGACGCCGGGATCGACGCGGTCGATAGCCTTCCGCCATGCATGAGTTGAACGAGCAGACGGAGCAGCCCGGCCGGTTCGGGGCGGACGCCACGGTGGAGGTCCGGGCCGAGCGGATCAGCGGTGTGCGCACC
The DNA window shown above is from Streptomyces sp. TLI_171 and carries:
- a CDS encoding ABC transporter permease, with the protein product MTLLDAPAVATEPAPLAPAARLLPALAAVYRAQLARAKVSRIPLLFVATFQSVGILVMMRGVVDPGDNPSAHAVVAGSAVLVVAFVALNLLAQYFGRLRATGGLDHYATLPVPPASVVLGTAAAYASFTVPGVFVTAGIGSWMFDLPIARMWILLAVVPLAGAALAGLGAALGLLAPRQELATLAGQLGMSAALLLGVLPASRLPVPVQWLRDLLPSSYGVDALALTYAPHPDWARITLDLGVCGAVGLASLSLATWAYRRAAR
- a CDS encoding ABC transporter ATP-binding protein — protein: MSKAPQGCCTVSGLVKTYRTGAAVVRANDGIDLAVHRGEVFGLLGPNGAGKSTLVRQLTGLLRPDAGRIELLGHDLVRHPERAARLLAYLGQESTALDELTVALAAETTGRLRGLTRAAARAETADVITELGLEPLAHRPLAKLSGGQRRLACFAAALVGERPLLVLDEPTTGMDPVARRAVWSAVDRRRAERGTTVLLVTHNVIEAETVLDRVAVIDGGKVIACDTPGGLKALVDGHVRLDLVWRTDAPLGVPAVAALADRAERTGRRWTLRTTPDEARELVAAVTTGPAFAALDDFTLATPTLEDAYLRLGGRHGGLAR
- a CDS encoding NYN domain-containing protein, yielding MDRCVVLVDAGYLLGAAASLLAGEPGRSRIAVDHPVLISALRERAEEETGLPLLRIYWFDAAVDRRPAPEHRRLRVLPRVTVRLGALTRAEGRWVQKGVDAAMHAELSELARNHACADVVLVTGDGDLLPGVASAKEHGVAVHLWALEAADGDFNQSEELVGEADERRVLDRAWIERWARPRETAAEPVAPAASVAAVAAVAPVAVLPAAAPRPRPVPVTPVVPAPAGPAARTAPLRVIPTPKDLAGRTVPAPASPPGPAALGGPVLRWSSDRGWVDRADAATAADALPTLDRLTTSAQRWADREEDITSVGGDPQEVGQVFARRWLDRLAGADRPELLWTDHPRIPHRLDGELLRYAARFGLLAHKEDQIDEQDRYAIREGFWKELAARVPEARQPTGAAEDS
- a CDS encoding aspartate-semialdehyde dehydrogenase, which codes for MRIGIVGATGQVGGVVREILAERDFPVEQLRLFASARSAGRTLPWKDTEVTVEDAATADYSGLDIVIFSAGGATSKALAPKVAAAGAVVIDNSSAWRRDPEVPLVVAEVNPDAIADRPKGIIANPNCTTMAAMPVLRPLHQESELVALVVSTYQAVSGSGLAGVSELHEQARKVVDGAPALVHDGAAVEYPAPGVYKRPIAFNVIPLAGSVVDDGSNETDEEQKLRHESRKILGIPELKVAGTCVRVPVFTGHSLQINARFARPLAPSRAVELLDGAPGVVLTDIPTPLQAAGQDPSYVGRIRVDETVDNGLSLFLSNDNLRKGAALNAVQIAELVAAELRG
- a CDS encoding dihydrodipicolinate synthase family protein codes for the protein MNWTRTVAPGRLPRMELHGIHVPLVTPFTADGALALDALEQLAHDCLDAGATGLVALGTTGEPGSLTTAEQDAVIEVCRRVTHAHGAVLTVGAGHGGTARTAEALAALDGRADAALVAVPAFVRPGEAGVLAHFRALAEAGPLPLVIYHIPYRTGQTLGAAAMLDLLALPGVAGVKYAVGGIDEETVALMAAGPRGVLAGDDLFLSPLLAMGADGGILASAHLETERFVALHRAWQDGETETARKLGADLAGVSRAAFAGPNPTALKALLHRAGRIPTPAVRLPLLAHT
- a CDS encoding LysR family transcriptional regulator, coding for MLDVRRLRLLRELAHHGTIAAVAEALAFSPSAVSQQLSVLEREAGVPLLERSGRRVALTPAGRNLVRHTEAVLELLERADAELAHARRGLAGPLRIGAYPSAVRALVPAALAELAARHPELESMVSEVDPAAVAGALRAGELDVALVHEYDLVPAEPEEGIALTGPVFAEPMYLAARATGTLAEHRDSPWITAPVGTLCHAMAQRACQAAGFSPRVRHRVDDFASQLALVAAGQGVALVPHLGIDRCPPNVVLTRLPVYRRTRTAFRAGGAAHPAVAAFAAALHAVVPAELRAS